Genomic segment of Triticum aestivum cultivar Chinese Spring chromosome 6A, IWGSC CS RefSeq v2.1, whole genome shotgun sequence:
CTGGTGGGGCCATCTTCCACCTCAGCATATTTTCCATGGAGGCATGCCAAATCAGCCCgacatgtgggtcccacctgtcaattcCACTGTTAGACGGGGCTCAGTTTCGAATTAGTGTGATTTGTTACTCACTTGTCGTGGAGTGGGTGGATTTTTGTATTTTTCGGCAAAAGCGATAGTTTTGCAGTACcctagccacaaatgtggtggcTTTCAGCAATTTACTCCCAATATCACAATGCGTCGCCTTCTTCTCGATGAGCATCGACTTCCCTCACAACTGATAGGTCTTGAGGATGACCTCCAAACCTTAAGAAATTTTCCAAAATTAATCCAAAATTTTGTAATCTTCTAGGCAACGCCAAACTAAATTGAGTTACCTATAAACCCAAGAGTATAATAAATAGCACAAAGAACTCAAGAGGGATTGAGCTTGGTGGAATAAAAAATCTAGGGTTCATTTTCTCTTCCTCTCAGCAAATCAAAATTTAATCGGCTAGAGAGGGAGCAATGGAAAATCGATATGCCAGCAATGGTGTTCTTTCGTCTGCTAAAAATGGTGTTCTTTCCATGAACCCCTTCTGTCATGTAAGAAGGTGGGTTATATATGGCCCTCCACTCCGTGAACACACACACAATGTATCGTTACCCAGATATTTAGACAAGCATGGTGGTTCCAGTCAAACTCGGTGTTCCAAAACCACGGAGACTCGGGATCCATTCGGGAATATCTCCAGGTTAGATAATACCTCTCAGGTTGAACCCTGAACCCATGGCGACACATCTGCTCATCGCGGAGGACAGGTACGCCATGGAGAGGCTGAAGCTGATGTGCGAGTGCAAGGCTGCAAGCTAAGCAAAGCAGTGGCCGTGAACACAGTAGGTTCCATCTTGAATCTTGCGGAGCAATACAGTTGCCATCAGCTCGTTGTCTCAAGTACGTTGGGAAAAACAGCGGGAGGTTGCAAGCCATTGAAGACGCAGGAGGGTTTGTGCAACTAAAGCACAACCACCCACTCCTTGCGCGTGGTATTCTCGGCAAACCCGGGTGtaagaagaacaagaaaaagaaaaagaagggaGGCAAGGCGCGGAACAAATAAACCAATCGATTCTCCAAAGGAAATACACGCTCTCGAAGCTCATGGAGTGATATTACTCCCGGAGAGAAGTGGATTACATTTATCGTAAAATTTGCGTTGTTTTTCTGTACTTTTCCATCCATGTGTGCATGGAGCTACAACATTTTTCTCTCGATAGACAAATCATTTATCTATCTATCCATTTTCCTGTTTACGTATTTACTCACAAAATATAACCCTACTTATTATAATTAGTATGCATGCTTCTTGTTAAATAATATGATAATACTCCTAGTTTTTTCTCTCTCCAATGGATCTCAATAGCGGTAAAACTATTGTCTTGTGACCATGAGTTCACGGATTCGAGTCCTGAAAACAgtctcttgcagaaatgtaggaaACAGATGTGTATTATAGACCCAAAGCGGTCGAACACTTTTCTGCACCCTCATCGTTTTTCAGACCCTGCGCAAGTAGGCGCTACGTGCACCGAGATGCCCTTGTAATGGATCTCAATAGCTCCATTATGCTGGTAAAACAATTCTTGTtctcaaccctagccgccgccgccacctccctcctctCATTGTCTGATGGCCTCGGCGGTGCTGATGGCGTGTTTGAATGAGGTATCTCGGGCCTCTACCTACCTCGATGACATCCAATCCAGCATCCACGAAGGGTTTGTGAGAGTTTGTGTCGCCAGATCTCTCGGCTCTCTTCGAATCATGACAGTTGGTGTGTCTATCAACGAAAGCAATTGAATGGCTATTAGTGCGGCAACTTTGACATCTTATTTCATGTTGTTTTCCGTGAACGGCCTCCCACGTCGGCGAATCTTGCACACCGCCCAGAATGGTgggtaagggagtcctggactaaggggtcctcggacgtccggcccgttagccatgggccggactgatgggctgtgaagataagaagaccgaagactgcacccgtgtccggataggactcttcttgacgtggaaagcaagcttggcaaccaaatatgTAAATTCCTTCTTTATAACCGAccgtgtgtaaccctagatcctccgggtgtctatatgaaccggaggacttagtccggggAGGAgatagactcattaccatagtcatacaagctagacctctagggtttagccattacgatctcgtggtagatcaactcttgtaatactcatattcatcaaatcaatcaagcaggaagtagggtattacctccatagagagggcccgaacctgggtaaacattgtgtcccctgtctccagttaccattgaccttagacgcacagttcgggaccccctacccgagatccgccggttttgacatcgacattggtactttcattgagagttccattgtgccgtcatcaaaaggttcgatggccccttcaatcgtcaacaatgacgctgtccaaggagaaaccttcctccccggacagatcttcgtgttcggcggcttcgcgctgcggggtaactcgtttggccacctggagcagatggatagctatgcccctggacaccaggtcagatttgggagcttgaattacgtcgcgtatatctgtggagatttgatcttcgccagattcgagaccgcggcgaccgctcttggtcaccttgatgaacatgacctaaatctatcgtcagaccgcatccaggagatagctcctgtaaccacactctggccttagatccggagcatactgcGGCAACCAAGgatgggaggctcaaccccaccacggaggccacagattccccgacgttggagccgcacatggacttaacctcacacaatattCATGTCACCAGAACTCCGGACTCTTCTCTAggtgtaagttccgaaccatgcgggcccgcggacgccgaacttgatcgtttatcgatcttcgagttcagcaccgcagacatcttccagcactcgcccttgggcgatgtgctaagctcattaaagaacctgtccttggcgggggactcactgccgaactatgttcggttcgaactaggggctgacggtggagaattttgcttcccacccgccacccacttcatagccacggtcgaggatttaaccgacacgcttgattacggctccgaagacaacgatggtatggacgacgatgctgatgaAGAGCAAGACCAAAATCCGCCATTTACTGAATGTTGGACGGTcacttcttcgtacgatgtgtacatggtggatacacccaaaacaactaacgacgatgacaaagaaaatccaatcgagaataaacctcctgagacacagcaaaaaTGCCGGcatcctcggcgccgctctaagtcacgtcattCAAAATACAGCAATGCTGGCACCAGagaaaaataatactccggacgatgccgaaaacaatgaagaccttgccgaggtaacatccgaacaggaggaacaagaaaacgggcaagctagccccgacgaacaggccaggcccaacgactcggaggacggtagttatcgtccgctctccgaggatgaggaaagcctcggcaatgaagatttcatcgtgcctgaggaacctctcgagcaagagcgcttcaagcactagctaatagccaccgcaaggagcctgaaaaagaagcagcagcagcttcaagctgaccaagatctgctcgtcgacagatggactgatgttctggtagccgaagaatacggcctcagacgctcagccaagagttacccgaagcgaagGCTGCTACCCCAGCTCGATGAAGAGGCgtcggagcccatacctccctcgcgcaatgcggccGATGGACCAGTAtgcggtcgggacagtgcggcggaccgaccaccacgtggtcagaataaagcggcaactcagcccgaacagcagcctgctccaccgccccgtaaaaatagagacgaaacagttcggggtcatacatacgacctccggcagaccctggatagtagaaCAGGATATACGCGATCGatttatggatcgcgaggacgttcctTGACatgtgatgatggctacctattcggacgtgacaaacctagtcacacccgagccgataaccgcagacggactccatcggagctacgacGCGATGCGGCcaggtatagaggcgccgcacaccctctttgcttcactgatgaagtaatatatgctacctcttgagcatgcgttggtttttcccttgaaaaggaaaaggtgatgcagcaaagtagcgtaagtatttccctcagtttttgagaaccagggtatcaatccagtaggaggccacacgcaagtccctcgtacctacacaaacaaattagAATCTTGCaactgatacgtctcaaacgtatctataaattttattgttccatgctattatattatctgttttggatgtttatgggctttattaaacacttttatactatttttgggactaacctattgacccagagcccagtgctagttcctgttttttcccttgtttcagtgtttcgaagaaaaggaatatcaaacggagtcgaaacggaatgaaaccttctggagaagttatttttggaaagaaagcaacccgggagacttggagtgcacgtcaggaaagcgacgagggaggcacgaggcaggggggcgcgcccacccccctgggcgcgccctccaccctcgtgagcccctcgcggctcccctgacgtatttcttccgcctatatatatatatatatatatatatatatatatatatatatatatatatatatatatatatatatatatatatcaatataccctaaaaacttcagggaacagaatagatcgggagtttcgccgccgcaagcctctgtagccaccaaaacccaatcgggaccctgttccggcaccctgccggagggggggggggggaaccctcaccggtggacatcttcatcatcccggcgctctccatgacgaggagggagtagttcaccctcggggctgagggtatgtaccagtagctatgtgtttgatctctctctctctctctctctctctctctctctcgtgttcttgaggtgatacgatcttgatgtatcgcgagctttactattgtagttggatcttatgttgcttctccccctctactctcttgtaatggattgagtttttcctttgaagtaatcttatcggattgagtctttaatgatttgagaacacttgatgtatgtcttgccatgcatatctgtggtgacaatgggatatcacgtgattcacttgatgtatgttttggtgatcaacttgcgggttccgcccatgaacctatgcataggggttgtcacacgtttttgtcttgactctccagtagaaattttggggcactctttgaagtactttgtgttggtttgaatagatgaatctaagattgtgtgatgcatatcgtataatcatacccacggatacttcaggtgacattggagtatctaggtgacattcgggttttggttgatttgtgtcttaaggtgttattctagtacgaactctagggctgtttgtgacacttataggaatagcccaacggattgattggaaagaataactttgaggtggtttcttaccctaccataatctcttcgtttgtccttcgctattagtgtctttggagtgactctttgttgcatgttgagggatagttatatgatccaattatgttattattgttgagagaacttgcactagtgaaagtatgaaccctaggccttgtttcctagcattgcaatacaatttacgctcacttttatcattagctaccttgctgtttttttattttcagattacaaaaatctatatctaccatccatattgcacttgtatcaccatctcttcgccgaactagtgtacctatacaatttaccattgtattgggtgtgttggggacacaagagactcttcgttatttggttgcagggttgcctgagagagaccatcttcatcctacgcctcccacggattgataaaccttaggtcatccacttgagggaaatttgctactgtcctacaaacctctacacttggaggcccaacaacgtctacaagaagaaggttgtgtagtagacatcaagctcttttctgacgttgttggggatataactatttgtgtaagccgcccatgaggggccgggttacgcaaagagggattcatcagaagaagcccaagaccaagcatgaagatggcggttaaATAAAGGGTTTAAAGCCCACATGCAatttaaggcccgtagtggtaaaccgccataatggcatgacttatatcataaggtagaattaactagttgcccagccggacactatttatgagccggccgggactctgtagaccgcagGGCATCaatccgtgtatataaggggacgacccgctggcggcttagggcaagaaacaactcatcgtgaaccgggcatagcgtatttcgctccctggtcatcgaaacctcaagcaataccaacccaactagacgtaggccttaccttcaccataaggggccggaCTAGTATAACTCTcacgtgtcctttgtcccaattaaccccttcaagcttcctagttgcgatggctccacgactaagtccttgcaagaggacatctgtcgtgacaattccacgacagttggcgcccaccatggggccatcgcacggtggatttgagttcttgaagggcaacttcgaagggctcaagggatacacggtgggccggatgaccaagagtcatcgcggtaagatctacatcgacgacgaaggctggggccccgacgccggctcaattgagtacgggtaccaggtccccttcggcggaattcacgtcttcatcggccggattggtgagccgggccctgagccggacaactgcaccgacctcgtcaagacggctcagcgtgcgagacccgcccgagctcaaccgTATTATTGACAAAGCTTTTGCTAATTAACCTGTAAAAGTGACAATCCATTGTATTTGCCGGTATGACATCAAACTTTGCATTTTTATTTACTGAATTTgtctactctctccgtcccaaaattattgtcttagatttgtctagatatgaatgtatctaatactaaaatgtgacttgatacatccgtatttagataaatctaagacaagaattttgggacggagggagtatatctttcTCCTACGTGTGTTGTATGTTTCTTTTTCCCTCCATGTTGACATATGGATCTTCTCTTTCTGATGCGGATTTTCCTCCATGCACAGTAGGTCCTATGCATGGCAGAGATGTTGGATTGCTTTGAGAGATTGATGTACTTTTATGCGAGGCATTAGAATTATGAAATTGTTTTATTTGATTTATTGCACATTATAAAACAATGTAAACAAGAGTATTGCAAAGAAGGCGTGGCTGGATGTGGCCCCTCATGCAAACTAGCCTTCCTAGAGCTCTGTGTGCGGTGTGGGTGTCACACACGGTCATCCTCCTGTCTCAATCGTGTGCGATATGGCACCACAGCAATAGCAAATATATACTACAAGTGGGTGCAATAATATGGTGCCCATATCAACAACAAGCTAGTGGTGATGGGTCGAGGTTATCGTGTCTAATAAGCTGGTTAAGGTTCAAATTTTAACTTTCTTAGTTTACTACTAGCGGACGAAGGCACAGGGGCATGCTGCGCCTGTGTATTAATTAGCTTGTTGTTGGCTTAATTGTAACTTGATTTGCTCGTGCTTGTGTTTGCTATTCGTAGTTCTTCATTGTGTCTTATCAAGTAGCATGAGGAACAATACAATAGACAATATATGTTTTATGGTAGCTAAAAGGAGCACTTATATACACAATTACCGGTATAACGCTAGTGCAGACGGGTCCTACAAACGGTATTTACCTCCCTTTACATGACATAGTTTTAAACCGTCGCCTTACCTGTGCGGGCGattaggaggaggaggggggggggggggttccatcCCACATGACTCAGAAAATTGTTGCCGATAGTTTCTCTGGTCACACATGCGGTGCAAAAAAAAAACTCGTATGCGATGAGCCATTGCAAACAATTATATGGGACAAATCGTGTAAGATGTTTTTGGCATACCACACAATGAATCCAAAACAAATGTTTCCATTTGAatggtacatcacacacaattttctacATCACATCGTCTGTGATAGGGGTAGCCATCAGAAACGATATTTATAATTTTGTCTTTTGTCTTATCGAATACATCACGCACGGTGCCTAGAAAAAATTGTATGGCATAGGGTTGTTCATCATACACAGTTTTTATAAATTTGCCGCAGTCTAGGGGAAACTACCTTGCCATGGCTATGGGAATAAATTTGCCATGGCTTTGGTAGTAAATTTGCCATGGCCTAGCAATCCAATACGCTATGGTATATGAAATTAAACAATATATAATTCATGATAAATGTAGAAAAAGTATCTCCTGGCAAATTTATTAAGTACTTTTCTAATTGATGGATAATTTGTAAAACAACATACTACATTGACATGGTGATTTTTTAAAACGATATAGTTTTTTGCATGGCAAATGCAGAAAATTTATGTTGTCATGTGACAAATTATATGAAATTTataaggatttaataaaaaaaagggGTCACATGGCAACTTGTCTTAAAAGAAGATACTGCTTAAATAGTGGCAATCATAGAATAATATTGTACATGCATGggaaatttatttattttcttgttttgctAACAATCATGGAAAAAATTGCCATTCTTGAAATAATAACATTGCCATGGTTAAAAAAAGGCCGCTtataggcgccggcgcgccggccgaacTGTTCAGCCGGTCCAGCCCCAGCAACCCGATACCACGATTAAGGGACGTTACATCTAACCCCTGCTTCGTCTTCCTCCCAGTTATTCGCCTGGAAAAAAAATGTACAACGCCCACAACGATGTTCGACACCCCCGTCATCCCCTAGCGACCAAGCTTGAAGAACCACCGTTGCGTCCCTGTTGCCGGTTGGCGCCCTCgccggccgtcctcgtcgccggggCCGCCGCAGCTCGTCGGGGGCGCTCGCCAGATGCTGCTCTGCCTTTGCATCTCAATGTGTCTCGCACCCCCTGGATGCAGCTCCGCCTCCCGCGCTTGCCATGGATGCAACTTCGCCGCCCCCTGCGCTCGCCATGGATggatcccgccctcgccgcccgcgcacgccatggatgcagctccAGCGATTGACTGGTTCCAGCAAATAGAATTTGCCTGTTGTAGCATTTTTCGTTGTCGGTCGTAGCAAAATGGAGACACGGTTGTAGCATCTTGCCGGACGCCTCACGGTCGTAGCCGACAGTTAACTGGTTCCAGCAAACAAGGATGCCTACTGTAGCAAAAAATGATGCCAGATGTAGCAAAAAACCAGGGTGCATTTGAGGCGCTGTCTCCAGCAAAAATGCCTCGTCGCCGGCTCCAGCAAAAATCATTGATGAATGTACCAAAAATCGTTGGTGCTTGTAGCAAAAAAAAGACCTCACCAATTTCTCATGAACGATGAAAAGAAAAGGCAGTGGTAGCAAAAAAACTCGCCGGTTGTAGCAAAATTTGATGACGGTTGCAACTAAAAAAGACCAGCCAATTCTCATGAACGATGAAgaaaaagatgatggtagcaaaaaAACTCATCGGTTGTAGCAAAAATTGATGCCGGTTCCGGCAACCACGGTGGCTGGTTCCAGCATGGGTGGGTGTTGGTTCCAGTACGCGGCGACAACAGCCATGGCGGAGCTCGCCAAAGCTGCGGTTGCAACCAGATGCGTGGTGGCTCCCCCATCGCACATCACCTCACCTTGGTCGCACATCACCAAGGTCGCCGTGGCTCGCCGTCGCCATGAAGCAAAACAAAGAGATGGGATCGAGAGACGGAGAAAGCAGAGATGCCCGCGTGAGAGGATAAGGCTAGCGGGACGCAGGCATGGGCCAGCCAGCCCACGTGGTCCGTGGTCGTGGCGTGTATTTGCTTGTGAGAGTTTGTGTCGCCAGATCTCTTGGCTCTCTTCGAATCCTGACAGTTGGTGTGTCTATGAACGAAAGCAATTGACTAGCTATTAGTGCGGCAACTTTGTCATCTTGTTTCATGTTGTTTTCCGCGAACGGCCTCCCACATCGGCGAATCCTGCACACCGCCCAGAATGGTGGGAGAGGAGAGAAAATCCGCGCGCGAGATAGAAGAGGGTGTTGTGCGTCTCCCAAAAATATCAAACCAGGGGAGCATTGAAAGGGAGTGGTTTCGCCTGAAATTAGTGTTCGGGACCCAATCACTAAGCGCATGTCGGGCGTCCTCTCTGTGGCCGCGTGTAGGCCGCGTGTGTCAGAAGGCTCGGCCGTTCCACCGCGTGTAGGCCGCGTGTGTCAGAAGGCTCGGCCGTTCCATGGGACGGCTCACACACGCGTTCGGCGATGCTGAATAGCTCAGTTGCACTATTAAACATTTGGAAACAGACAAAGAAGTGGAGGACACTATGGGCTTGTCTCATCTGACGTGTTGCTGATGTCAAAACTTAGATGGGACATATTTATTTCTCATCTAGATGAGTCCTCGATAGACCCTAATCAAATACTCCCCTCAATCTTCTGAATTTTGTATCCATTGATGTTCGATCGTGACATGAACACATCAGTTGATGCTTCGGCCTACTCGTAAGCCGGACGGCCGGTAAATAACAGATTATTAACATATGTTTCCGATCAATAAGAAGCTTGACGTACGTAATGATCTAGGAAATCGGCCGGTAATAAAGTTACTAACATGTATCCGATTTGTTCTCAAATAACTGTATGTACACATATATAGAGTATATGGCGGTGTGCACAAGCGTGCCCTGTCCATCAGATTTCTTTTAGAAAGTCGCTATGTCAATCTATCCGTCTGCCCTCCTCGATTTCTTTTCCCGGAACTTCTTAACTAAGTCAATGCCAGCGGCCACTGCACCCAAGCCCTCATCATACGATGTCATCCACGCCGGCGAGCACACGTTAAAGGTTGCGGGGCACTCCATGCTCAAAGAAGGCGATACCATGCTCACGTCCGGCCCCTTCAGCGTCGGCGGTCACGACTGGGCTATCGCCTACTTTCCGAACGGCGACTCCAGGATCGACGACGGGCAGTTCACGTCTGTTTTTCTCAAGTTGCTGAGTGCCAGCGAGGACGAGGTCACGGCGACCTACACCTTCAGTCTCCAGGATCCTGCATCGCCTGTGACCGGAGAGAAGAACAAACGCGGACCCGCCACCGCGAAGTTCTCGTCCAACCAGCTAGGTTGGGGTATTCCTAAGTTTGTTAGTAAAGCCGATCTGGCCGCGTCCGGGTGCCTCAAGGATGATTGCCTGGTGATCAAGTGCACCGTCAAGATTGTTACCACCAAACTCATGAAAGACAATGAAGACGATGGCAATGACGACAACAGCGTTGTCGTGCCACCCTCCGATCTCCACAGCCTTCTGGACAGCGAGCTCAAGCCGGACATGACTGTTAAGATCGGTTGGTTCAAGAGATTCAAGGTGCATGGGCGCGTGCTCGCTGCACAGTCTCCGGTCTTTCGCGCCCTGGTGGAGAGCAAGAGAAACTACATCCGCGTTGACGATATGGATGTCAACGTCTTCGAGGTCCTGCTGCACTACGTGTACAATGAGACTCTGCCCGACTTCATGGAGGAGACCACGGAACATGCTTTAAACATGGCGCGCCATTTGCTTGTCGCCGCTGATCGGTACGAGATAGGGAGGCTAAAACTCATATGCGAGAGCAAGCTTAGCAAGGCTATAGATGTCAACACAGTGGGCTTAACTTTGGATCTTGCAGAGAAACATAGTTGCCAGCAGCTCAAGGCTTGCTGTCTCAAGTACATGCTAAGAGACGGTGATAGACTACGAACCATTGTGAAAACAGAGGGGTTCGAACAGCTTAAGCAAAACCGTCCACATGTGGTGTACGATATTCTCAGTAAAGTTATTGACAAGCTGTAACTTCGACACTTCTGCGTGACACCGAAGGAAGTGATCGTTATAATCAGTAATATTTGAGAACTGATGGAGAAAATCCGATTAATTTATGTTTCCATTGTTTATATTTTCTTTCTACTTTGATGTTTGCAACGTTAATATTGGCATTATATGATGATGACGGTGACTGTATTTATATTGGATTTATTTAGATTTCATAGTTTGTATTTTCTTTCAGAACATGGAGAAAATTGGATTTATTTATATTTCATAGTTTGTATTTTCTTTCCACTTTGACGCTTGCAACATTATCATTTGTATTGgacgatgatggcgatgatttgTGATGGTAAAAATAACAACAACAATGACGATTATGATGATAATACTTGATGATGATGTAGACTCAGGCATACAAAAAGAAGTGGTGTAATTTTAGGACCAACTACGTTGGGACATGTCGTGCGCCATTGTTAATGTGCAGTCCATGGCCACCACAACTTGTCGTTTGTCGTTGGGTAGGCGCCCGGTTAGTGAACTCACTACAAGAAATTAGAATACTGTGGCGAAAACCCTTAGGCGGTCAAAGAAATCATCACAGAAATACCTAAAGTATGATGTTTTGTACCTAGTGTCCTGATTCCCACAAACTATGATGGTTACAAAATCACCACCATGCGTTAGTCAATGTAAACGTCACTGAATCATGTGTGCGCCGTCACACACAACCTGTCTACCAATTTTTGTGATGGTTTGCTAATTTGCTTGATGAATGCATTAGGGCCAGAATATGGGTATAACTTATGCATGAATACTGGCCCTGGGTCCCTGTTCATAAAAGTAAAATTGAAAGAATGATCGGAAGATACAAAATATTATAACTTAGGTAAGCGTAGACAACAACCAACTAGAGAGTGATATATAATAACCTCCGGAAACATAATGAACCTTATGAACATACACGAAATGCATGCCTAGCTTCGATATATGAGTTAACGAGTGAAAGTTATTCGTCAAATTTTGCATCGAAAGGTCGGCATACAT
This window contains:
- the LOC123130326 gene encoding BTB/POZ and MATH domain-containing protein 3 — its product is MSIYPSALLDFFSRNFLTKSMPAATAPKPSSYDVIHAGEHTLKVAGHSMLKEGDTMLTSGPFSVGGHDWAIAYFPNGDSRIDDGQFTSVFLKLLSASEDEVTATYTFSLQDPASPVTGEKNKRGPATAKFSSNQLGWGIPKFVSKADLAASGCLKDDCLVIKCTVKIVTTKLMKDNEDDGNDDNSVVVPPSDLHSLLDSELKPDMTVKIGWFKRFKVHGRVLAAQSPVFRALVESKRNYIRVDDMDVNVFEVLLHYVYNETLPDFMEETTEHALNMARHLLVAADRYEIGRLKLICESKLSKAIDVNTVGLTLDLAEKHSCQQLKACCLKYMLRDGDRLRTIVKTEGFEQLKQNRPHVVYDILSKVIDKL